The Acipenser ruthenus chromosome 28, fAciRut3.2 maternal haplotype, whole genome shotgun sequence sequence TTGCAAGTGGAGTGTGAaacattttgtattatgtttCTTCTCTCGAATATGAAATCAATGTTTGTTACAAAGTTATTGGGAGTGTCAGAATCTGGAGATGTAAGGAGATGTCTGTCCATGCgtttatacagcagtgtgcaaatgtattagtcATTTaaatcctttatatacctacctgcaggAAAAcccctggggagggggggggagattTGACAtcttaggcatcttaaacaacttctaaaaagtctcatttTTACCATTTGTAAATGGTAGGGGTTTTTTTTAAAGGCCTGTCCAGTTGGGGTTAATGTGGATATCAAAATCTGGAAATATGAAGGACCATGTCTGTCCGTCCCTATGGCATTTTTACATTTGTCACAGTTCTAATTCTGTATTCAcagctgtgactggagaagcagGGTACTAAAGCAGACAATTTGTATAGACAAGTAGAAATAAACGTTTCCACTCGTGGCTTCAGCTACATCAAAGCGTCTGGCTGCTTGTTTCTGACCACAGTTTTTGCCTTCTAATCAAAGTGGTAGTTTTAATCTGCACTACAGTACTGTGCGTGAAACATACGGACGGGTGTTGTATGAATTAGATTTGATTTACTTGAGCTGCTTTTAATATCAAGCTAACGATGCTGCAGTGAATTATGAAATCCTGAAATAATAAGTATGACAAAtgcgtaattgaactgtaattggtCAATTATTTGATGGAACAACTACAATTATAAATACAATTGCAATTATGCTGGTTCGCAAGAGGGTGCAACAGAGTCCTCCCAATTACCGTTACATAGTAATAAATGGCATAGTTATGAATTAGACAATTGCATTGTAACCGAGCCCAGGTCTGACGCATGCCACTGACACGCTTGTcgttctctgtctgtctctgcaggACGAAGTGAAGTTGCCCTCCAAGGTGAGCGTGTCCAAGTccctgaaggagctggagaaggTGGCGGAGGAGGGCGAGGAGGACTCTCAGCATGGCAAGGATCACGAGGACGAGGAGCAGGAGCAGCTGCAGCTCTCCTCGGACGAGGAGGTGGAGATCGAGGAGATCATCGAGGAGTCGCGGGCGGAGCGCATCAAACGCAGCGGCATGAGGCGTGTGGACGACATCAAGAAGGCCTTCTCCAAGGAGAAGATGGAGAAGACCAAGCTGAAAACCAAGGAGAACCTGGAGAAGACCAAGCTGAAGACCAAGGAGAACCTGGAGAAGACCAAGCTGAAGACCAAGGAGAACCTGGAGAAGACCAAGCACAACATCGAGAAGAAGATGAGCAAACTGGGCACCAGGATCGTCAACACCGAGCGCAAGGAGAAGATGAAGATCTCCAGTGAGAAGGTGAAGAAGTCCTTCACACCGAACCACACGGTCTACGCTAGATCCAAGACCACCATATACagggtgcctccctttaccttcCATGTGAAGAAGATACGTGATGGAGAAGTGGAGGAGGTGATGGGTACCGAGAtgatggaggtgggaggggaggaGGATGGGGAGATCCAAGAGCTCCTGATGGAAGAACACAGCCCTGAGGTACAGGCCTTGCTTGAGCTGGCAGAGGAGACAGATACCTTCCTGGCTGAAAAGAGAGATCGAGAAAGAGACAGCGACTAGGATGTGAGCCTGAGCTGAGGACTATGAAATGTGAGACCTGAAAAATAATGGACAGATAATCTGGGTTTGAATATTATAACCGTTTGAAACCCAGCCTGCAACCTGGAGAAACAATAtaatggtttattttcttttttaagcttcTGGTCATGCCTTTTAGCATATACTTTTAGACACacaaattcaatattttaaaaaggaatatatTCTGAACCGCACAGAAAAAGTTAACTTATATTATgttgacttttttgtttgtttgttttgagtgaGCCTTCCTGAAAGTATTACCAGTTACGAAGtgctaaaacacaaaatataattaaaaaaacaaaaaaaaacacgatgaAGCAGCGAACTGACGTCACAAGTGCTAGCTAGTTGGCTACCGATAAGCGGATGGAATTATGAGATGGGGATTTGAGTCGCTATAATGATAGTGTCACGCATTGTGACAACAGATTGAAATGTGTCAGTCAGTCAAGGAATGTTGGTACCAATTGGTTACACTGTTTCTTGATAAGTGAAACTTATAAGtgataatatacagtatacaggacAGCTTCCCGGTTTTATCGATGCATACAAGGATTAATTGATATATAAATAATAGTGTTAGAATGAGTTCAAAGCACTATAAAGAAACAGCAATTTTCCAGCAATACTGTAGGTGTTTGTAGCTGTTATGTCATGAGCTATGTGGTTAATAactaaagaatatatatatatatatataatataatttagtatcctaaaaaatgcatatatagtCAATACATATAGATATTATCTAAATgagttaaaaaattaaaaaagtttttttgtgtgtagagacagtatttttatttctactgttattattattattattattattattattattattattattattattattattcatctttATTTAGACAGGAAAAGAATGCAGCAAGTCTAAATTCAGGTTTGTTGCAGGGTATTTCAATTTCAAGGCAAAACTTAAATCAAGCAGGCCAACATTTtcgctaatgccttcatcagtgtactcAGTGTTTCAGTTACAGTATTGTACAGTAGATTATAATTATTGAAACATAAAGTGCTTGCTAAGAAATAATCACCATGGCTACACCACTGATCAATCTGTGTTTGAAGACGTCAGTGGCGCTTTTGAAATATCAGTGCAGTTGCAATATTTGGTCACAGGGTGGAGCTGTGAATTGCTAAGTAAATAAAGCCCATGACACTCTGACgtaaacaataac is a genomic window containing:
- the LOC117435181 gene encoding caveolae-associated protein 1-like — translated: MADSSIQLETAARSDSSEDEQVEDEHVEDSQVHGVMVLTLLDKIIGAVDQIQQTQNSLEHRQQEMESSVTGIQSELTKLTKSHTTTSNTVNKMLEKVRKVSVNVKTVRQHLEKQAGQIKRLETNEAELLKRRNFKVMIYQDEVKLPSKVSVSKSLKELEKVAEEGEEDSQHGKDHEDEEQEQLQLSSDEEVEIEEIIEESRAERIKRSGMRRVDDIKKAFSKEKMEKTKLKTKENLEKTKLKTKENLEKTKLKTKENLEKTKHNIEKKMSKLGTRIVNTERKEKMKISSEKVKKSFTPNHTVYARSKTTIYRVPPFTFHVKKIRDGEVEEVMGTEMMEVGGEEDGEIQELLMEEHSPEVQALLELAEETDTFLAEKRDRERDSD